The Syngnathus typhle isolate RoL2023-S1 ecotype Sweden linkage group LG6, RoL_Styp_1.0, whole genome shotgun sequence genome has a window encoding:
- the LOC133155875 gene encoding polypeptide N-acetylgalactosaminyltransferase 17-like — protein sequence MGFKSRKWMLLLLLNVLGLVGIFFLSNTKSTHNGHPVPDVTRLMEKRPLIEPVTEREPETTSMEPERTGESVQDSLKERLRYLEDIVFKYLRGFSKTLGLVEGFDAPGADGVPFTLSPKDQIQAEIQKDKYGYDAIMSDKISLDRTIPDFRPSKCKEYTYPTELPQIALIFIFVNEALSVILRSIHSAVNHTPAHLLKEIILVDDCSDDELLKGPLEEYVNKRYPGLVKIIRNKKREGLIRARIAGWNAATADVTGFFDAHMEFTPFWAEPVLTRIKEDRTRIILPAIDNIEQDTFGLVTYGQPAHGYDWQLWCKYIKPSKTWTDLNDNTVPIRSPSMIGCSFVVDRVYFGELGLFDPGMDIYGGENVELGIRVWTCGGSMEMLPCSRVAHITRRKKPYLKDSLAVIMRRNGLRVAEVWMDEYKLNFYMAWNIPMEGHGIDYGNVTERVELRKRLQCKNFKWYLDNVYPEMKTHQNTRLYGMMYNFNATNLCLDQGDPMGHTVILYSCHGYAPQLVRYNAINQLFLGQLGNSYIDTRCIADILPNTEVQLIDCKTVKNIATAKWNFKQGQPITNIGTGRCMEVVPIPTDPFYKVVMQKCSGQRWNLTIPAVTF from the exons ATGGGTTTCAAGTCAAGAAAATGGATGCTCTTACTCTTGCTCAACGTGCTGGGACTGGTGGGAATCTTCTTTCTGTCCAATACCAAATCGACCCACAATGGCCATCCGGTTCCGGATGTTACTAGGTTGATGGAGAAGAGACCGCTGATAGAGCCGGTGACTGAACGAGAACCGGAGACGACGTCAATGGAGCCGGAGAGAAccggtgagagcgtccaggacAGTCTGAAGGAGCGGCTCCGTTACCTGGAGGACATCGTGTTCAAATACCTGAGGG GTTTTTCCAAAACTCTGGGTCTGGTTGAGGGCTTCGATGCTCCAGGCGCAGACGGTGTTCCCTTTACGCTGTCTCCTAAAGACCAAATCCAAGCGGAAATCCAGAAGGATAAGTACGGCTATGATGCCATCATGAGCGACAAGATCTCGCTGGATCGAACTATACCAGACTTCAGACCCAGCAA ATGCAAAGAGTACACCTACCCGACAGAGCTCCCCCAGATCGCCCTTATCTTTATCTTCGTCAACGAGGCCCTGTCCGTCATCCTGCGCTCCATCCActcagctgtcaatcacacaccAGCACACCTGCTCAAGGAAATCATCCTGGTAGATGACTGCAGCGATGACG AGCTTCTGAAAGGACCGTTGGAGGAGTACGTGAATAAGCGCTACCCTGGTCTGGTTAAGATCATCAGGAACAAAAAGAGGGAGGGTCTTATACGGGCCAGGATTGCGGGGTGGAACGCGGCCACCGCCGACGTCACAGGGTTCTTTGATGCCCACATGGAGTTCACTCCTTTCTG GGCGGAGCCGGTTCTGACCCGAATCAAGGAGGACCGCACCAGGATCATCTTGCCGGCGATCGACAACATCGAGCAAGATACCTTTGGGTTGGTGACCTATGGGCAGCCGGCCCATGGCTACGACTGGCAGCTGTGGTGTAAATACATAAAGCCTTCGAAAACATGGACGGACCTGAATGACAACACAGTCCCCATCAG AAGTCCCTCTATGATTGGCTGCTCCTTCGTGGTAGACCGGGTTTACTTTGGTGAGCTGGGCCTGTTTGACCCTGGAATGGACATCTATGGGGGAGAGAACGTGGAACTGGGCATCAGG GTGTGGACGTGCGGCGGTAGCATGGAGATGCTGCCGTGCTCACGCGTGGCTCATATCACACGCAGGAAGAAACCTTACCTGAAAGATTCCCTAGCGGTCATCATGCGGCGCAACGGTCTTCGCGTGGCTGAGGTTTGGATGGATGAATACAAACTCAACTTCTACATGGCCTGGAACATTCCCATGGAG GGTCACGGTATCGACTATGGAAATGTCACAGAGAGGGTGGAACTCCGGAAGAGACTGCAGTGTAAGAACTTCAAGTGGTACCTGGACAACGTTTACCCTGAAATGAAGACGCACCAAAACACTCGCCTCTACGGCATG ATGTACAACTTCAACGCCACTAACCTCTGTTTGGACCAGGGTGACCCGATGGGGCACACCGTCATTCTGTACAGTTGCCATGGTTACGCTCCTCAG TTGGTGCGCTACAACGCAATCAATCAGCTGTTCCTGGGCCAGCTAGGCAACAGCTACATAGACACCCGCTGCATAGCCGACATTCTCCCAAACACTGAAGTGCAGCTCATTGATTGCAAAACGGTGAAAAATATTGCGACGGCAAAGTGGAATTTCAAACAG GGTCAGCCGATCACAAACATCGGCACGGGACGGTGCATGGAGGTGGTGCCCATTCCAACCGACCCGTTCTACAAAGTAGTAATGCAGAAATGCtcgggccagaggtggaatttgACAATTCCCGCCGTAACTTTCTGA
- the rhbdd1 gene encoding rhomboid-related protein 4, producing the protein MRGRHRSSHLGLLLLFSQLYQVGLDNIPPVTLAVLGLNAYLFLFPAAPLMKACVSVHQAYWSGEWRRLLLSPFHHADDMHLYFNMVSFVMKGIRLERRLGAVWFAYVLAVFSLLTGALYLALEAGLTHLTDDQSYSAACAVGFSGVIFSLKVLNNYYHPGGVTYVMGFPVSNRYASWVELVLIHITAPGTSLIGHLAGILVGLLYTAGPLKKMMKMCAGLMSSRTFMPRTHFTSSGYSGRSSRSDQYTADDGASRYTGGMTEEEQLAAAIRNSLRGTARHGDGSPQFAAPPPYGFRLTDEELRARRLMRLDAFT; encoded by the exons ATGCGGGGTCGCCACAGAAGCTCGCATCTCGGCCTTCTGCTGCTGTTCTCGCAGCTCTACCAGGTGGGCTTAGACAACATCCCCCCTGTCACCCTGGCCGTGCTGGGCCTCAACGCCTACCTCTTCCTGTTCCCCGCGGCTCCACTCATGAAG GCATGCGTGAGCGTCCATCAGGCGTATTGGTCGGGCGAGTGGCGCCGCCTCCTTCTGTCTCCTTTCCACCACGCCGACGACATGCACCTCTACTTCAACATGGTGTCGTTCGTCATGAAGGGCATCCGCCTGGAGCGTCGTCTGGGCGCCGTTTGGTTTGCGTACGTGCTGGCTGTCTTCTCGCTGCTCACCGGCGCGCTCTACCTGgcgctggaggcggggctcaccCATCTCACTGATGACCAGTCGTACAGCGCCGCCTGTGCTGTTGGATTCTCAG GGGTGATTTTTTCACTGAAAGTCCTGAATAACTACTACCATCCTGGCGGCGTGACATACGTAATGGGCTTCCCTGTGTCCAACCGCTACGCCAGCTGGGTGGAGCTGGTCCTCATCCACATCACAGCACCAGG GACGTCCCTGATTGGTCACCTTGCGGGTATCCTGGTGGGCCTCCTTTACACTGCCGGACCATtgaagaagatgatgaagatgtgTGCTG GGTTGATGTCATCCCGCACCTTCATGCCCAGAACGCACTTCACGTCCTCAG GCTACAGCGGTAGAAGCTCCAGAAGCGATCAGTACACGGCAGATGATGGGGCATCAAGGTACACGGGCGGAATGACGGAGGAGGAGCAGCTGGCAGCGGCCATCAGGAACAGTCTTCGTGGCACAG CACGCCACGGTGATGGTTCGCCTCAGTTTGCCGCTCCACCTCCATATGGCTTCCGCTTAACGGATGAGGAGCTCCGTGCCAGGAGGCTGATGCGATTGGACGCGTTCacgtga